The DNA sequence CAAGGATGATCTTGGCCCCGGTGTCCAGGTGCTGGCCGGTCTTGGCGAAGGCGATGGAGAGGATCTCCGTCCGGGCCCCCGGCTCCATCAGGTAGCTGGAGGGGTACTTCATGGTCACCTTGGAGCCCAGGTTCCCGTCCAGCCACTCGTGGAAGGCGTCCTGGTAGACCAGGGCCCTTTGGGTGACCAGGTTGTACATGTTGGTGGACCAGTTCTGGATGGTGGTGTACCGGCTGCGGGCCCCCCGCTTGACCACGATCTCAATCACCCCGGTGTGGAGGGAGTCGGTGGTGTAGGTGGGGGCGGTGCACCCCTCGATGTAATGGACCTCGGCCCCCTCGTCCACGATGATCAGGGTGCGCTCAAACTGGCCGAACTCCGGGGTGTTGACCCGGAAGTAGGCCTGCAGGGGAAGCTCCACCTTCACCCCCGGGGGGATGTAGACGAAGGACCCCCCCGACCAGACGGCGGAGTTCAGGGCGGCGAACTTGTTGTCCTCCGGGGGAACCACGGTGGCGAAGTACTCCCTGAAGAGGTCCTCGTAGTGCTTCAGCCCATCCTCGATGGAGACGAAGATGACCCCCTGGCGCTCCAGCTCCTCCCGGACCCGGTGGTAGACCATCTCCGAGTCGTACTGCGCCCCCACCCCGGCCAGGACCTTCCGCTCCGCCTCGGGGATGCCTAGGCGCTCGTAGGTCTTGCGGATCTCCTCGGGGACCTCCTCCCAGCTTCGGGCGTCCCGGACCTCGGCGGGCTTGACGTAGTAGTAGAGGTTGGGCATCTCCTTTTCCAGCTCGGAGAGGTCCGGACCCCAGGTGGGCATGGGCTTCTTCTCAAAGATCTCCAGGGCCCGCAGGCGGAACTTCAGCATCCACTCGGGCTCCCCCTTGTGGTAGCTGATGGCCTCCACCACCCTTCGGGAAAGCCCCTTCTCCGCCTTGAAGACGGGCGCGATCTCGTCTACGAAGTCGTACTTGTACTCCGAGCCAAGGGTGCTCAGGTCCAACTCGCTCATCTCGCCTCCTTCGCCAGCTCCTTCACCCAGTCGTACCCCCGGTTCTCCAGCTCGAGGGCCAGCTCCGGTCCGCCGGAGGTGACCACCCGCCCGTCCACCATCACGTGGACCCGGTCGGGGACGATGTAGTTGAGGAGGCGCTGGTAGTGGGTGATGACCAGGGCCCCGAACTCCGGGCCGCGCATGGCGTTTACCCCCCGGGCCACCACCTTGAGGGCGTCAATGTCCAGGCCGCTGTCCGTCTCGTCCAAAACGGCGAAGCTGGGCCTGAGGACCAGGAGCTGGAGGATCTCGTTGCGCTTCTTCTCCCCGCCCGAGAAGCCCTCGTTGAGGTAGCGGGTGAGGTAGCTCTCGTCCCAGTCCAGAAGCTTCAGGGCCTCCTGGAGCCGCTGCCAGAACTCGGCCACGCTCACCTCCTGCCCGGTCTTGGCCTGGAGGGCCAGGCGGAGGAAGTTGGCGATGGTCACCCCGGGCACCTCCACCGGGTACTGGAAGGCCAGGAAGAGGCCCTTCTTGGCCCGCTCGTCCGGGGAGAGGTCC is a window from the Thermus filiformis genome containing:
- the sufB gene encoding Fe-S cluster assembly protein SufB, coding for MSELDLSTLGSEYKYDFVDEIAPVFKAEKGLSRRVVEAISYHKGEPEWMLKFRLRALEIFEKKPMPTWGPDLSELEKEMPNLYYYVKPAEVRDARSWEEVPEEIRKTYERLGIPEAERKVLAGVGAQYDSEMVYHRVREELERQGVIFVSIEDGLKHYEDLFREYFATVVPPEDNKFAALNSAVWSGGSFVYIPPGVKVELPLQAYFRVNTPEFGQFERTLIIVDEGAEVHYIEGCTAPTYTTDSLHTGVIEIVVKRGARSRYTTIQNWSTNMYNLVTQRALVYQDAFHEWLDGNLGSKVTMKYPSSYLMEPGARTEILSIAFAKTGQHLDTGAKIILAAPHTSGTIVSKSISKGEGRASYRGLVKVLEGARHAKVNVECDALLLDEESRTDTYPYIEINEETAHVGHEATVSKINDEQIFYLQTRGLKEDEASALIVRGFIEPIAKELPLEYAVELNRLIELEMEGSVG
- the sufC gene encoding Fe-S cluster assembly ATPase SufC; amino-acid sequence: MSQLEIRDLWVSIDGEMILKGVNLRVPSGEVHALMGPNGAGKSTLGKVLAGDPEYTVERGEVLLDGENILDLSPDERAKKGLFLAFQYPVEVPGVTIANFLRLALQAKTGQEVSVAEFWQRLQEALKLLDWDESYLTRYLNEGFSGGEKKRNEILQLLVLRPSFAVLDETDSGLDIDALKVVARGVNAMRGPEFGALVITHYQRLLNYIVPDRVHVMVDGRVVTSGGPELALELENRGYDWVKELAKEAR